A DNA window from Engraulis encrasicolus isolate BLACKSEA-1 chromosome 3, IST_EnEncr_1.0, whole genome shotgun sequence contains the following coding sequences:
- the LOC134446244 gene encoding guanylate-binding protein 1-like, translating into MSWQRQTPRCGRVCRAWETIYSCRDCVLDNSCVMCQDCFQNSVHVNHTIEKRVSNGGTGCNCGEVEVWRRAPYCSKHAPAASGATARETRTTSRWQEHWEVPLHQQPAASTRGVTVKMEEPMCLIDTERDGRLSVQQGALQVLEQIQQPVVVVSVVGLYRTGKSYLMNRLAEKQRGFALGSTIESKTKGIWMWCVPHPKKDGHTLVLLDTEGLGDVVKGDEKHDTWIFCLAVLLSSTLVYNSMGTIDNTALEKLHFVTELTEHIRVKSTDHSKNTELMRIFPSFVWTVRDFSLDLELDGKRITADEYLDHSLKLKQGSTPEVERHNKVRQSLTRFFAVRRCFVMDRPANKEKMKRMEQVKDADLEPSFVEQANEFCNYIHQQAQVKTMRGGRGLTGRMLGSLAETYVEAIRSGKVPCLESAVESLAKIHNSRAVAEALEFYQEQMTQRVQFPTDTQEALSRVHTTVEKQAISIFIKASFNDQDYQHQKQLKASIEEKYGEFCKMNVKASRNLCGEVIRQVFASLESGLSNPNPLPFHTPTCSVFQTLTYTRPGGYRDFCSDLDHGVKCYRSQPGKGLMGEVVLTEYLKEKHVVGETIRKADTSLTEAQKREEAWRVRQEESKQQEQSLQERTRMQERALQDLKESNEENIRQLKGKMEEERRRNQEELDRLLTAKLQEQKELLERGFKGQAKELQDEIDKLVRDRRDADKPKLDHGFWSELGDGIQEIGTGIGRMGKAVVTGVGNVATSTVNTVKGWFGW; encoded by the exons ATG AGTTGGCAGAGGCAGACACCGCGGTGCGGAAGAGTGTGCAGAGCCTGGGAGACCATCTACTCTTGCAG agacTGTGTCTTGGACAACAGCTGTGTGATGTGCCAGGACTGCTTCCAGAACAGTGTGCATGTGAATCATACCATCGAG AAGCGTGTGTCTAACGGTGGCACTGGCTGTAACTGTGGGGAAGTGGAAGTGTGGAGAAGAGCCCCCTACTGTTCCAAACACGCTCCTGCAGCCTCTGGTGCCACAGCCAGGGAGACTCGAACTACTAGCAGGTGGCAGGAACATTGGGAG GTGCCCCTTCATCAACAGCCTGCAGCCTCTACTAGAGGag tcacAGTGAAAATGGAGGAGCCAATGTGTCTGATTGATACGGAGCGTGACGGGCGCCTgagtgtccagcagggggcactACAGGTCCTGGAGCAGATCCAgcagccggtggtggtggtgtctgtggtGGGGCTCTACCGCACGGGGAAGTCCTACCTCATGAACCGACTGGCTGAGAAGCAAAGAG GCTTTGCTCTGGGCAGCACCATTGAGTCCAAGACCAAAGGCATCTGGATGTGGTGTGTGCCTCATCCCAAGAAAGATG GACACACCCTGGTGCTGCTGGACACAGAGGGGTTGGGAGACGTGGTAAAG GGTGATGAGAAACATGACACGTGGATCTTCTGTCTGGCTGTTCTACTCAGCAGCACCCTGGTCTACAACAGCATGGGCACCATTGATAACACGGCCTTGGAGAAGCTACA TTTTGTGACAGAACTGACGGAGCACATCAGGGTGAAGTCCACTGATCACAGCAAGAACACAGAGCTGATGCGCATCTTCCCTTCCTTCGTGTGGACCGTCAGAGACTTCAGTCTGGACCTGGAGCTAGACGGCAAGCGCATCACTGCTGATGAGTACTTGGACCACTCTCTGAAGCTGAAACAAG GCTCCACCCCTGAAGTAGAGAGGCATAACAAGGTTCGACAGAGCCTTACAAGGTTCTTTGCCGTGCGACGCTGCTTTGTCATGGATCGCCCCGCGAACAAGGAGAAGATGAAACGCATGGAGCAGGTGAAAGATGCTGACCTGGAGCCCAGCTTTGTAGAGCAGGCAAATGAGTTCTGCAACTACATCCACCAGCAGGCCCAAGTCAAGACCATGAGAGGAGGCCGAGGGCTGACCGGCAGGA TGCTGGGCAGCCTTGCAGAGACCTATGTGGAGGCAATCCGCAGTGGGAAGGTGCCGTGTCTGGAGAGCGCTGTGGAGTCGCTGGCCAAGATCCACAACAGCCGAGCTGTGGCAGAGGCTCTGGAGTTCTACCAGGAACAAATGACCCAGAGAGTGCAgttccccacagacacacaggaggCGCTGTCTAGGGTCCACACAACTGTAGAGAAACAGGCCATTAGCATCTTCATCAAGGCCTCCTTCAACGACCAAGATTACCAGCACCAGAAACAGCTGAAG GCCAGCATAGAGGAAAAATACGGAGAGTTCTGTAAGATGAACGTGAAGGCGTCTCGTAATCTGTGCGGGGAAGTCATCCGTCAGGTGTTTGCCTCTCTGGAGAGTGGATTGAGCAACC caaACCCACTGCCATTCCACACTCCTACATGTTCAGtttttcaaacactaacatacACAAGACCTGGAGGCTACAGGGATTTCTGCTCTGACCTCGACCATGGAGTAAAGTGCTACAGATCACAGCCAGGCAAGGGACTCATG ggTGAGGTGGTCCTGACAGAGTATCTGAAGGAGAAGCATGTGGTGGGCGAGACTATCCGGAAGGCTGACACGAGCCTGACTGAGGCCCAGAAGAGGGAGGAAG CTTGGAGGGTGCGGCAAGAGGAGTCAAAGCAGCAGGAGCAATCTCTGCAGGAGCGTACCCGTATGCAGGAGCGCGCGCTACAGGACCTGAAGGAGAGCAATGAGGAGAACATCAGGCAGCTGAaagggaagatggaggaggagaggaggaggaaccaGGAGGAGCTGGATCGCCTCCTCACCGCCAAGCTGCAG GAGCAAAAAGAGCTTCTGGAGCGTGGGTTCAAGGGACAAGCTAAAGAGCTGCAAGACGAAATCGATAAGCTGGTCAGAGACAGGAGAGATGCTGATAAGCCCAAACTTGATCACGGTTTCTGGTCCGAGTTGGGAGATGGCATCCAGGAGATTGGCACTGGCATCGGCCGGATGGGGAAAGCTGTGGTTACAGGTGTGGGAAATGTCGCAACGTCTACGGTGAATACAGTGAAGGGCTGGTTTGGCTGGTAG